A window of the Radiobacillus deserti genome harbors these coding sequences:
- a CDS encoding metallophosphoesterase, giving the protein MKRHLKRLSMILVFSIVTLTIWGLSEPYFLKVEKQKAYIPELPSVWEHETIAVLGDFQIGMWLANRKTVEKSIEKVIELQPGAVILLGDFLYHPEINEDGSIRTVMDVLKPLLSSDIPIFTVLGNHDYGMDNIEDIPNSSIMNDLKKELEKNGVRVLQNETIALQNDSDGVTVGRPSPQSLYLAGIGASWPNNAQPEKVLHQMSDSLPRIVVMHNPDAYEDIPSLLAPLAIAGHTHGSQIEIPLLSTWLYNTVLEDGKVHASGWITDFGQEGNRLYVNRGIGFSNLPIRINCPPELTIFELLSK; this is encoded by the coding sequence GTGAAGCGACATCTTAAAAGACTAAGTATGATTTTAGTCTTTTCTATAGTGACTTTGACTATTTGGGGCTTATCAGAGCCTTACTTTTTAAAAGTTGAAAAACAAAAAGCATACATTCCTGAATTACCGAGTGTTTGGGAACATGAAACTATTGCAGTATTAGGAGATTTTCAGATTGGTATGTGGTTAGCGAACAGGAAGACAGTTGAAAAATCTATAGAGAAAGTGATAGAACTTCAACCTGGAGCTGTCATATTACTAGGAGATTTTCTATATCATCCAGAAATAAATGAGGATGGATCCATTAGAACAGTAATGGATGTTCTCAAACCACTCTTATCATCCGACATCCCTATATTTACCGTACTAGGTAATCATGATTATGGAATGGATAACATTGAGGATATACCGAATTCTTCCATTATGAACGACTTAAAGAAAGAGCTTGAGAAAAACGGTGTAAGAGTACTTCAAAATGAGACGATTGCTCTACAAAACGATAGTGACGGAGTAACAGTTGGGCGTCCTTCTCCTCAATCTTTATATTTAGCTGGAATCGGTGCTAGTTGGCCCAATAATGCACAGCCTGAAAAAGTATTACATCAAATGAGCGATTCATTACCTAGAATTGTCGTGATGCATAATCCAGACGCTTATGAAGACATTCCTTCGCTTCTAGCACCTTTGGCTATAGCAGGACATACACACGGAAGTCAAATAGAGATTCCTCTGCTGTCAACATGGTTATATAATACGGTTTTAGAAGATGGAAAGGTACATGCTTCCGGTTGGATTACTGATTTTGGTCAAGAAGGAAATCGATTATACGTCAACCGTGGCATCGGATTCAGCAATCTGCCCATCCGAATAAATTGTCCTCCAGAGCTAACCATATTTGAACTATTAAGCAAATAA
- a CDS encoding phosphatase PAP2 family protein yields the protein MIKEKMKKTGFPLIIVLIGLVLISGFTYLFVEIGDGLLEEEVRRFDTVLIEALKTIETDVLDFIMLIITELGSVWFLTTCSIIVILLLWFRGKDNFGIMAFLIAIAGGGIITRVLKEFYGRGRPTINPEIDAVGFSFPSGHSMGSLIFYGFMIYFLLKSRISKQFKTILSFFSSCLIILIGFSRIYLGAHFPSDVIAGYLAGTVWMLICIIALEWVEWQTQYHIQPFRAVRAFFIQKFHVKSNK from the coding sequence ATGATTAAGGAAAAAATGAAAAAAACTGGATTCCCTCTTATAATAGTTCTTATTGGACTAGTATTAATTAGCGGATTCACATACCTTTTCGTTGAAATAGGAGATGGATTACTGGAGGAAGAAGTTAGAAGATTTGATACGGTCTTAATCGAAGCACTCAAAACGATAGAAACAGATGTATTAGACTTTATTATGCTGATCATAACGGAGCTTGGCTCTGTTTGGTTTTTAACTACATGTTCAATTATAGTTATCCTCCTACTTTGGTTTAGAGGAAAAGATAATTTCGGAATAATGGCATTTTTAATTGCGATTGCTGGTGGTGGGATCATTACTCGTGTTCTGAAAGAATTTTATGGACGAGGCAGACCTACGATCAATCCCGAAATCGATGCGGTTGGATTTAGTTTCCCTAGTGGTCATAGTATGGGCTCACTAATATTTTATGGGTTCATGATTTATTTTTTATTAAAAAGTCGTATTTCGAAGCAATTTAAAACTATTTTATCCTTCTTCTCTAGTTGTCTAATCATTCTGATCGGATTTAGCCGTATTTATTTGGGTGCCCACTTTCCGAGTGACGTAATAGCGGGTTATTTAGCTGGTACTGTTTGGATGTTGATATGTATCATAGCGCTAGAATGGGTCGAGTGGCAGACCCAATATCACATTCAGCCTTTCCGAGCAGTTCGAGCATTCTTTATTCAAAAATTCCATGTAAAGTCTAATAAGTAA
- a CDS encoding alpha/beta fold hydrolase: protein MSTEELNQTYIEIAGIKLYCEYALSEKPTVFLIHGFASSTYTFRRIIPLLREQFSIVAIDLPGFGKSEKSTSFIYSFQNYATLMMKCLETFNVTNAYIIAHSMGGQIALNMALMDPKKIKKLVLLCSSGYLKRSQRFLIASSYLPFFEKIVYYYVRRKEVKDYLKDVFYNQTLIDEDMITEFGRPLLEKGFYKSLIRLMRHREGDLLPHQLQDIKIPTLLIWGEEDRVVPVQVGQRLVQDLPDAQLITYKKTGHLITEERPEPIFENILTHMNQRSV, encoded by the coding sequence ATGTCAACAGAGGAATTAAACCAAACATACATAGAAATTGCAGGTATTAAGCTATATTGTGAATATGCGTTAAGTGAGAAACCAACCGTTTTTCTTATTCATGGATTTGCGTCTTCGACTTATACGTTTCGTCGAATTATCCCTTTATTACGAGAACAGTTTTCTATTGTTGCAATCGACCTACCCGGCTTTGGGAAAAGTGAAAAATCAACGTCTTTCATTTACAGCTTTCAAAACTACGCAACTTTGATGATGAAATGTCTCGAAACATTTAATGTAACGAATGCCTATATCATAGCTCATTCGATGGGTGGACAAATTGCTTTAAATATGGCGTTAATGGACCCGAAAAAAATTAAAAAGTTAGTTTTATTATGTAGTTCCGGTTACTTAAAACGATCCCAAAGATTCTTAATCGCTAGCTCTTATTTACCTTTCTTTGAAAAAATAGTCTATTACTATGTTCGAAGAAAGGAAGTGAAAGATTATTTGAAAGATGTTTTTTATAACCAGACCTTAATTGATGAGGACATGATTACTGAATTCGGACGACCATTATTAGAAAAGGGCTTTTATAAATCATTAATTCGACTTATGCGCCATCGAGAAGGAGATCTACTCCCTCATCAATTACAGGACATAAAAATCCCTACCTTATTAATATGGGGAGAGGAGGATCGAGTAGTACCTGTTCAAGTTGGACAACGTTTAGTTCAAGATTTACCAGATGCCCAGCTCATCACCTACAAAAAGACGGGACACCTCATAACGGAAGAAAGACCGGAACCAATATTTGAAAACATTTTGACTCACATGAATCAACGGTCAGTATAA
- a CDS encoding glycosyltransferase family 4 protein, whose amino-acid sequence MRIAIFSDTYAPEINGVARTLKRYTDYLEKRGIEYRLFVPNVSTPVPTVPQVQRLSSIPFLLYPDCRLALPNPHIKHTLEQFKPTLIHIATPINIGLYGLHYGKKNGIPMVASYHTNFDDYLEYYHLSLLNKLLWKYMHWFHRSFDKVFVPSKSTKEKLLQNQIHDNIELWGRGVNHQMYTPNKRSSEVVKAKYQIKEKNLILYVGRIAPEKDIHIVLETFYSLPEHIRKDAHLIIVGDGPLFDTLSEQHQEQITWTGFMEGEQLAEVYASSDVFLFPSPTETFGNVVLEALSSGLPVIGANAGGVQHLVKEGKTGFLCEPKKVNQFARQTSILLENSDLRSAFSYSARAYAKTISWDEIFDQLLESFKDVLYKKKRISA is encoded by the coding sequence ATGCGAATTGCTATTTTTTCTGACACGTACGCACCTGAGATTAACGGAGTTGCTCGCACATTAAAACGTTATACGGATTATCTGGAGAAGCGGGGGATTGAATATCGTTTATTTGTCCCTAATGTAAGTACACCCGTTCCAACCGTCCCTCAAGTTCAACGGTTATCCAGTATTCCATTTTTACTGTACCCTGATTGCCGACTAGCATTACCGAATCCTCATATAAAGCATACGTTAGAACAATTCAAACCTACCTTAATCCACATTGCTACCCCAATTAACATTGGGTTATATGGACTCCACTACGGAAAAAAGAATGGAATTCCGATGGTTGCGTCCTACCACACGAATTTCGACGACTATCTAGAATATTATCATTTGTCCCTATTAAATAAGTTGTTATGGAAGTATATGCACTGGTTCCATCGTTCCTTTGATAAAGTATTTGTACCTTCAAAAAGTACAAAAGAGAAACTATTACAAAACCAAATTCATGACAACATTGAACTGTGGGGAAGAGGTGTTAACCATCAAATGTACACACCAAACAAGCGTTCAAGTGAAGTCGTGAAAGCGAAATATCAAATAAAAGAAAAGAACCTAATCCTTTATGTCGGTCGAATTGCTCCAGAAAAAGATATACATATCGTACTGGAGACCTTCTATTCCTTGCCAGAACATATTAGAAAAGATGCACACTTAATAATTGTGGGAGACGGGCCATTATTTGATACGTTGTCCGAGCAGCATCAAGAGCAAATCACGTGGACTGGATTTATGGAAGGAGAACAGTTGGCAGAAGTTTACGCATCTAGTGACGTATTCTTATTCCCATCGCCAACCGAAACATTTGGAAATGTGGTGTTAGAAGCCCTTTCCTCTGGATTACCTGTGATTGGTGCAAATGCTGGTGGAGTTCAACACTTAGTGAAGGAAGGGAAAACTGGCTTTCTATGTGAGCCTAAAAAAGTGAATCAATTTGCACGTCAAACTTCGATTCTATTGGAGAATTCGGACCTGCGTTCTGCATTTTCCTATTCAGCTCGAGCGTATGCAAAGACTATATCTTGGGATGAAATTTTTGATCAACTTTTGGAAAGCTTTAAAGATGTCCTATACAAAAAGAAAAGAATTTCTGCTTAA
- the fabI gene encoding enoyl-ACP reductase FabI, which produces MEDLMKLKGKNIVVMGVANERSLAWGVAKSLYKVGANPIFTYRLDRSFAKLNKLLKEEQTASSPLIVQCDVNDDESIKNAFHEIHEKVGTIHGVVHSVAFANSEDLKGDFINTSRSGYAFAQDTSAYSLIAVAREAKPFMTEGGSIVTMSYLGAERAVPGYNVMGVAKAALESSVKYLAMDLGEANIRINAISAGAIRTLAAKGVGSFNEILHKIEETSPLKRNVTQEEVGDMTVAFLSHLSRGVTGEVVYVDSGYNIIG; this is translated from the coding sequence ATGGAAGATTTAATGAAACTAAAGGGTAAAAATATTGTAGTAATGGGGGTTGCGAACGAACGTAGTCTTGCCTGGGGAGTAGCCAAGTCCCTATATAAGGTCGGTGCTAACCCGATTTTTACTTATAGACTAGATCGTTCATTTGCAAAATTAAATAAATTATTAAAAGAAGAACAAACCGCTTCTTCTCCGTTGATCGTTCAATGTGATGTCAACGATGATGAAAGTATAAAAAATGCCTTTCATGAAATTCATGAAAAAGTTGGAACCATTCACGGAGTTGTACATTCCGTTGCATTCGCAAATTCGGAAGACTTAAAAGGGGATTTTATCAATACTTCTAGATCCGGTTATGCGTTTGCGCAAGATACGAGTGCCTATTCATTAATAGCTGTAGCAAGAGAAGCAAAACCTTTTATGACAGAAGGTGGATCCATCGTTACCATGAGTTATCTTGGAGCAGAAAGGGCTGTTCCTGGTTATAATGTTATGGGCGTAGCGAAAGCCGCGCTAGAATCATCTGTCAAATATCTTGCAATGGATTTAGGGGAAGCAAACATACGTATAAATGCTATTTCCGCTGGAGCTATTCGCACACTTGCGGCCAAAGGTGTTGGTTCCTTTAATGAAATACTCCATAAAATAGAGGAAACGTCCCCTTTAAAGCGAAATGTAACTCAGGAGGAAGTGGGCGATATGACTGTTGCATTTCTTAGTCATTTGTCTAGAGGCGTTACAGGGGAAGTAGTGTATGTAGATTCAGGTTACAATATTATTGGGTAG
- a CDS encoding GNAT family N-acetyltransferase has translation MIPKLETKKLILRGFIPEDAPIVEELAGDKRVAETTLTIPHPYPSGSAINWIKTHTERAEKQESFIFAIEEKSKRKLIGTATLRLENSHKRAEIAYWIGFPHWGNGYATESIGKVIDFGFTFLELNRIWATVMKKNIGSRRVLIKNGFNHEGTFSKHDFKWGNFEDVEYYGLLKEVYMKN, from the coding sequence ATGATACCTAAACTTGAAACAAAAAAATTGATATTAAGAGGATTCATTCCAGAAGATGCCCCTATTGTCGAAGAATTAGCAGGAGATAAAAGAGTTGCAGAAACCACTCTTACTATCCCACATCCATATCCGTCTGGGAGTGCAATAAATTGGATTAAAACTCATACTGAACGAGCTGAAAAACAAGAGAGCTTTATATTTGCCATTGAAGAAAAGAGTAAAAGAAAGCTAATAGGGACAGCCACTTTGCGTTTAGAAAATAGCCATAAAAGAGCAGAAATAGCTTATTGGATTGGATTTCCACATTGGGGAAATGGGTATGCAACTGAATCCATTGGAAAGGTAATAGACTTTGGTTTTACTTTTCTTGAATTAAATAGAATATGGGCAACCGTTATGAAGAAAAATATTGGTTCCAGGAGAGTTCTTATAAAAAATGGTTTTAACCACGAAGGCACTTTTTCGAAACATGATTTTAAGTGGGGAAACTTTGAAGATGTCGAATACTACGGCTTGTTAAAGGAAGTATATATGAAAAACTAA